From one Suicoccus acidiformans genomic stretch:
- a CDS encoding acyl-CoA thioesterase → MSELSKTCAASKVVHSSLILPGETNRHNTLFGGNLMSHIDRTASIAFVRHTAATGVTASMDSLNFIKPLPQDHVVSIEAMVSGVGSRSVEVFVKVTGEDLMAGEHYLAATAFLTFVVLPDKHGQVAQIPTIIPETAEEQYICQGYTKRRQERLAKRDEDQALLRLLDPA, encoded by the coding sequence ATGAGTGAATTAAGTAAAACCTGTGCCGCTTCTAAAGTAGTACACTCGAGTTTGATTCTTCCTGGAGAGACGAACCGCCATAATACATTATTTGGGGGCAATCTAATGTCTCATATTGACCGCACGGCAAGTATCGCTTTCGTTCGGCACACAGCTGCAACGGGTGTTACCGCTTCGATGGACAGTCTGAACTTTATTAAACCCCTGCCCCAGGATCATGTCGTAAGTATTGAGGCAATGGTCTCAGGTGTCGGCAGCCGTTCAGTGGAAGTCTTTGTCAAAGTGACTGGCGAGGACCTAATGGCGGGTGAACATTACCTAGCGGCAACGGCCTTCTTGACCTTTGTTGTCTTGCCAGATAAGCATGGGCAGGTGGCTCAAATTCCCACTATTATCCCTGAAACAGCCGAAGAGCAGTACATCTGCCAGGGCTATACTAAGCGTCGTCAAGAGCGTTTAGCCAAACGTGATGAAGATCAAGCGTTGCTTAGACTTTTAGATCCTGCCTAA
- the tsaB gene encoding tRNA (adenosine(37)-N6)-threonylcarbamoyltransferase complex dimerization subunit type 1 TsaB, whose product MRLLAVDTSTQTLALCLAEGEPGLWQIRYNFQAVGKIQHGGSLLPAVVQALESVAWQQSDLDAVAVGIGPGSYTGLRIGVTFAKTLAQSLNISIYALSSLGVLASAHVPVESSQASTLLVPLMDARRLSAYAGVYQTSPEGLRTLQEDIHTDWVDFQATLISLAEQTQAQSIQLIGEGLGPFLEQTEVAFQDRDMNIEQRDGYQGMINLAPALNTIAWQEVEDVAVLTPNYAHATLAEREWAEKHHRQVATGEENEQFIERI is encoded by the coding sequence ATGCGTCTACTTGCAGTCGATACATCAACGCAAACGTTGGCTTTATGCTTGGCTGAAGGCGAGCCGGGTTTGTGGCAGATACGTTATAATTTTCAAGCAGTCGGAAAGATTCAGCACGGGGGTAGTCTGCTACCAGCAGTTGTCCAAGCCTTGGAAAGTGTCGCTTGGCAGCAAAGCGATTTAGACGCAGTGGCTGTTGGGATTGGTCCCGGCTCTTATACGGGGCTTCGAATCGGGGTGACTTTTGCTAAGACTTTAGCCCAAAGTCTCAATATATCTATATATGCCCTGTCATCACTCGGTGTCTTAGCAAGTGCCCATGTACCTGTTGAGAGTAGCCAAGCCAGTACATTGCTTGTCCCTTTGATGGATGCCCGGCGATTGAGTGCCTATGCCGGAGTCTACCAAACAAGCCCGGAAGGCTTGAGAACACTTCAGGAAGATATCCATACGGATTGGGTGGACTTTCAAGCTACTCTCATTAGTTTGGCTGAGCAGACGCAAGCTCAGTCGATTCAATTGATTGGCGAAGGGCTGGGACCGTTTCTAGAACAAACGGAGGTAGCTTTTCAGGACAGAGATATGAATATTGAGCAAAGGGATGGCTACCAAGGAATGATTAACCTGGCACCAGCCTTGAATACCATTGCTTGGCAAGAGGTTGAAGATGTGGCGGTCTTAACGCCGAATTATGCTCATGCAACCTTGGCTGAGCGTGAATGGGCCGAGAAACATCACCGGCAGGTGGCCACTGGAGAAGAGAATGAGCAATTTATTGAACGGATTTAG
- the rimI gene encoding ribosomal protein S18-alanine N-acetyltransferase — translation MSNLLNGFRVFWQMVKEEWMSNHMQGSHTRQVVVERLGNPFWQYNSRIAKEGLVLRFGEFDDLDRIVELERLGYDGFEAWHYHDFRQDFLANPYAAYIMLDTQEPKSQLIGLIVGRFRARGSHISHLIVHPEYQRQGLGSLLLNVWLSCAERLDSPQITLEVRASNQGAQNLYQRHEYKIIGKRERYYQDNGETALIMKRWVD, via the coding sequence ATGAGCAATTTATTGAACGGATTTAGAGTTTTTTGGCAAATGGTGAAAGAAGAATGGATGAGTAATCATATGCAAGGGAGTCATACGCGTCAGGTTGTGGTAGAGCGATTGGGGAATCCCTTTTGGCAATATAATTCAAGAATTGCCAAAGAAGGCTTAGTCTTGAGGTTTGGGGAGTTTGACGATTTGGACCGGATTGTTGAATTGGAGCGCTTGGGCTATGATGGCTTTGAAGCGTGGCATTATCATGATTTCCGCCAGGACTTTCTGGCGAATCCTTATGCAGCCTATATTATGCTCGATACTCAGGAACCTAAGTCACAACTTATTGGCTTGATTGTTGGACGGTTTCGGGCGCGCGGGAGCCATATTAGTCATCTGATTGTCCACCCGGAATATCAGCGCCAAGGCCTGGGAAGTTTGCTGTTGAATGTATGGCTCAGTTGTGCCGAACGCCTGGATTCACCACAAATCACCTTAGAAGTCCGGGCATCCAACCAAGGTGCCCAGAATCTATACCAGCGTCATGAATACAAGATTATCGGCAAGCGTGAGCGTTACTATCAAGACAATGGTGAAACAGCCTTAATTATGAAACGGTGGGTGGACTAA
- the proS gene encoding proline--tRNA ligase, whose translation MVTTRKEDFSKWYLETIQKADLMDYAPVRGNIIFKPDGYEIWEHIQDAMDSRFKEEGVRNAYFPMLIPEHFFNKEKDHIEGFAPELPWVTEAAGEKLEERLALRPTSETIIGDAFGKWINSYRDLPMVINQWANVFRWEKRTLPFLRTSEFLWQEGHTAHSNPEEAMARTMRMLDVYEEVVEGVLAIPVFKGEKTPSERFAGAEHTYSIEAMMQDGKAVQAGTSHYMGTKFAEAFDIKFLNMDNEHVHAYTTSWGVSTRLIGALIMTHSDDQGLVLPPAVAPVQVVLIPVGPWQKNPAILEKIEALQAELKAQGIRTRIDDTDERPGFKFNEWEMRGAALRVEVGPRDLENQTAIVKARDVDEKHTVAFDDFAQFIQTELDTMQSRLLEAARERQQAHIYTDIETLDELEAHIQSKQEAGELPGWVLAGWDGTEESEALIKERTGFTTRNIPFDGMVEPKTRCIVTGQPAKATVWLARAY comes from the coding sequence ATCGTGACAACACGTAAAGAGGATTTCTCGAAATGGTATTTAGAAACGATTCAAAAAGCCGATTTAATGGATTATGCGCCTGTTCGAGGCAATATTATCTTCAAGCCTGACGGCTATGAAATTTGGGAGCATATTCAAGATGCGATGGATAGCCGTTTTAAAGAAGAGGGTGTTCGCAATGCCTATTTCCCTATGTTAATTCCTGAACATTTCTTCAATAAAGAGAAGGATCATATTGAAGGTTTTGCGCCGGAGTTACCATGGGTGACGGAGGCAGCGGGCGAGAAATTAGAAGAACGCCTAGCTTTACGTCCAACCTCTGAGACGATTATTGGCGATGCCTTTGGCAAATGGATCAATTCCTACCGTGATTTACCGATGGTAATTAACCAATGGGCTAACGTCTTCCGCTGGGAGAAACGAACCTTGCCATTCTTGCGTACATCAGAATTCTTGTGGCAAGAAGGCCATACGGCTCACAGTAATCCTGAAGAGGCCATGGCACGTACTATGCGGATGTTAGACGTTTATGAAGAAGTGGTAGAAGGTGTCTTAGCGATTCCTGTCTTCAAGGGTGAGAAGACTCCATCGGAACGTTTTGCCGGGGCGGAACATACGTATTCAATTGAAGCGATGATGCAAGATGGGAAAGCAGTCCAAGCAGGCACATCCCACTATATGGGCACGAAGTTTGCAGAAGCTTTCGATATTAAATTCTTGAATATGGATAATGAGCACGTTCATGCCTATACTACCTCATGGGGCGTATCGACGCGTTTAATCGGCGCTTTGATTATGACCCATAGTGACGACCAAGGTTTGGTGCTACCACCAGCCGTTGCGCCTGTACAAGTGGTCTTAATTCCTGTCGGTCCATGGCAGAAAAATCCGGCAATACTTGAGAAGATTGAAGCCTTGCAAGCAGAGTTGAAAGCTCAAGGCATCCGAACACGGATTGATGATACAGACGAGCGTCCAGGCTTCAAATTCAATGAGTGGGAAATGCGTGGGGCAGCTTTACGAGTGGAAGTCGGTCCGCGTGATTTAGAAAATCAAACAGCTATTGTGAAAGCCCGCGATGTGGACGAGAAACATACAGTTGCTTTTGATGACTTTGCGCAATTCATTCAAACGGAGCTGGACACCATGCAAAGTCGCTTGCTTGAAGCAGCTCGTGAACGCCAGCAAGCTCATATCTATACAGATATTGAAACACTAGATGAATTAGAAGCTCATATCCAAAGCAAGCAAGAAGCAGGCGAATTACCAGGTTGGGTTCTTGCTGGCTGGGACGGCACGGAAGAAAGTGAAGCGTTAATCAAAGAACGTACCGGCTTTACGACGCGTAATATCCCATTTGATGGAATGGTTGAACCTAAGACTAGATGTATCGTTACCGGACAACCTGCTAAGGCAACTGTCTGGCTTGCGCGTGCCTACTAG